One genomic region from Cellulomonas fengjieae encodes:
- a CDS encoding glutamate ABC transporter substrate-binding protein — protein MTTTIARTLGAAVAALALLAGCAGAPAAAPAAPQQRAASVTLPAAPVCDDANESTTSYAPVPGEAAPNVDAIRARGALRVGVSADTLLMGSRNPLTGQIEGFDVDMLRAVSAAIFGDPDRLQFRVITSAQRLEVLESHEVDLVARAFTVNCERWETIAFSAEYLTAGQKVLVTRDSDAGGIEDLAGERVCAPEGTTTLERLEETYPDVTAVSAPTHTGCLVLFQQGRVDAITGDDTILAGFAAQDPYAKVVGEAFSAEPYGIGVAADQVDLVRFVNGVLDQSKADGTWAASYDRWLGALGPAPVPPVSVYGR, from the coding sequence GTGACCACGACCATCGCACGCACCCTGGGCGCCGCCGTCGCCGCGCTCGCCCTCCTCGCGGGCTGCGCCGGCGCCCCGGCAGCGGCACCGGCTGCGCCGCAGCAGCGGGCCGCGTCCGTCACGCTCCCCGCCGCGCCCGTCTGCGACGACGCCAACGAGTCCACGACGTCCTACGCCCCGGTGCCCGGGGAGGCCGCGCCGAACGTCGACGCCATCCGGGCGCGCGGCGCGCTGCGGGTCGGGGTCTCGGCGGACACCCTGCTGATGGGCTCACGCAACCCGCTGACCGGACAGATCGAGGGCTTCGACGTCGACATGCTGCGCGCCGTCTCGGCCGCCATCTTCGGCGACCCGGACCGCCTGCAGTTCCGGGTCATCACCTCGGCCCAGCGGCTCGAGGTGCTCGAGAGCCACGAGGTCGACCTGGTGGCGCGCGCGTTCACGGTGAACTGCGAGCGCTGGGAGACCATCGCGTTCTCCGCCGAGTACCTCACCGCGGGGCAGAAGGTGCTGGTCACTCGGGACTCCGACGCCGGTGGCATCGAGGACCTGGCCGGCGAGCGCGTCTGCGCGCCGGAGGGGACCACGACCCTGGAGCGCCTCGAGGAGACGTACCCCGACGTCACGGCCGTCAGCGCCCCGACGCACACGGGCTGCCTGGTGCTGTTCCAGCAGGGCAGGGTCGACGCGATCACGGGCGACGACACGATCCTCGCGGGCTTCGCCGCGCAGGACCCGTACGCCAAGGTCGTCGGTGAGGCGTTCAGCGCGGAGCCGTACGGCATCGGCGTCGCGGCCGACCAGGTGGACCTCGTCCGGTTCGTCAACGGGGTCCTCGACCAGTCGAAGGCGGACGGCACCTGGGCGGCCTCCTACGACCGCTGGCTCGGCGCCCTCGGTCCCGCCCCCGTCCCGCCGGTCTCGGTGTACGGCCGGTGA
- a CDS encoding VOC family protein, with protein sequence MTDRTYPQGVPSWVDIEQADVEAALAFYSAVLGWTFHEAAPPGSPTRYVIAQVDGLDVAGVGSAGSAGPDWHTYVSVADVGVTLDRVRAAGGQVTVGPTVAGEGGTWAELTDPSGALLRLWQPRRRLGAQVVNAPGTWNFSDLHADDPATAFYSTVLGWQFDEVDFGTMIRVPGYGDHLAATSDPDIYARQAAVAVPPGFADAIGWVAPADADRPAHWHVSFAVADRDRTAQLAVAHGGQVLGTQDTHWARTVTVRDPQGAVFTASQFTPPE encoded by the coding sequence ATGACCGATCGGACCTACCCGCAGGGCGTGCCGTCCTGGGTGGACATCGAGCAGGCGGACGTCGAGGCGGCGCTTGCGTTCTACTCCGCCGTGCTGGGCTGGACGTTCCACGAGGCGGCCCCGCCCGGCTCGCCGACGCGCTACGTGATCGCGCAGGTCGACGGCCTCGACGTGGCGGGCGTCGGCAGCGCGGGCTCCGCCGGGCCCGACTGGCACACCTACGTCTCCGTCGCTGACGTCGGGGTCACGCTCGACCGGGTCAGGGCCGCGGGCGGCCAGGTCACCGTCGGCCCGACCGTCGCCGGTGAGGGCGGCACCTGGGCGGAGCTCACCGACCCGTCCGGCGCGCTCCTGCGCCTGTGGCAACCCCGACGCCGCCTGGGGGCGCAGGTCGTCAACGCGCCCGGCACCTGGAACTTCAGCGACCTGCACGCCGACGACCCGGCGACCGCGTTCTACTCGACGGTGCTCGGCTGGCAGTTCGACGAGGTGGACTTCGGGACGATGATCCGGGTGCCCGGCTACGGCGACCACCTGGCCGCGACCAGCGACCCCGACATCTACGCGCGCCAGGCCGCCGTCGCGGTCCCGCCCGGGTTCGCCGACGCCATCGGCTGGGTCGCCCCCGCGGACGCGGACCGGCCGGCGCACTGGCACGTGTCGTTCGCGGTCGCAGACCGGGACCGGACGGCGCAGCTCGCGGTGGCGCACGGTGGCCAGGTGCTCGGGACCCAGGACACGCACTGGGCCCGCACGGTGACGGTCCGGGACCCGCAGGGCGCCGTGTTCACCGCGAGCCAGTTCACGCCCCCGGAGTGA
- a CDS encoding SDR family oxidoreductase, with translation MTGRLGGQTVVVLGGSAGIGLAVARLARAEGAEVVLTARDPERLAAAADELGGVRHAAFDAADPAALEAFVAGLPTPVDHVMVTAGRPYYAPLAEMDFAQAGRNLDEHLLLPFRLARLAAPRMRAGGTLLFMGGTGARHAGVGLGIIAAATAALPAIVANLALEVRPVRVNLIAAGFVDTPLSASLLGDRLDERRQELRDTLPIGRVVGAEDVAELAVHLMANTAVTGSTVDIDGGQQLL, from the coding sequence GTGACCGGCCGCCTCGGCGGCCAGACCGTGGTCGTCCTCGGCGGCAGCGCCGGCATCGGGCTCGCGGTCGCGCGGCTGGCCCGCGCCGAGGGCGCCGAGGTGGTGCTCACCGCGCGGGACCCGGAGCGGCTGGCGGCTGCGGCGGACGAGCTCGGGGGCGTGCGCCACGCCGCGTTCGACGCGGCCGACCCCGCCGCCCTGGAGGCGTTCGTCGCCGGGCTGCCCACGCCGGTCGACCACGTGATGGTCACGGCCGGGCGCCCGTACTACGCGCCCCTGGCGGAGATGGACTTCGCGCAGGCCGGCCGCAACCTCGACGAGCACCTGCTGCTGCCGTTCCGGCTCGCCCGGCTCGCGGCGCCCCGGATGCGGGCCGGCGGGACTCTGCTGTTCATGGGGGGCACCGGTGCGCGCCACGCGGGGGTCGGCCTGGGGATCATCGCGGCCGCCACCGCGGCGCTGCCCGCCATCGTCGCCAACCTGGCGCTCGAGGTCAGGCCGGTGCGGGTGAACCTGATCGCCGCGGGCTTCGTCGACACGCCGTTGTCGGCGTCGCTCCTGGGCGACCGGCTCGACGAGCGCCGCCAGGAGCTGCGGGACACGCTGCCGATCGGTCGCGTGGTCGGCGCCGAGGACGTCGCGGAGCTCGCCGTCCATCTCATGGCGAACACCGCCGTGACCGGCTCGACCGTCGACATCGACGGCGGCCAGCAGCTCCTGTGA
- a CDS encoding toxic anion resistance protein yields the protein MTDAAPLRPPAPQSVFALEAPAPVSPVATTQAPAMAPQIPEAALPGLDAKVSSYVEGLMAAQVGSPELAGKADDIRTMGDTDIRAAAETSNRLLQMPVKELREGGVSGTSQVSKSLLDLRKTVESLDPSEATIGKKLLGLIPFGDSITDYFRRYESSQKQIDGIVRALYNGQDELRKDNAALNLEKQHLWDTMARLHQYIYVAESLDTRLSATIAELDATDPARAKSLREDVLFYVRQKHQDLLTQLAVSIQGYLAIDIIIKNNVELIKGVDRATTTTVAALRTAVIVAQALNNQRLVLDQITALNTTTTGLIASTAKMLKEQSAGIQEQAAGATVGLPQLQQAFSDIYATMDSIDTFKVKALDSMATTIGVLETETTKARGYLDRVKRGDTTDVASGSLDLG from the coding sequence ATGACCGACGCAGCTCCCCTGCGGCCCCCCGCACCGCAGTCCGTGTTCGCGCTCGAGGCCCCTGCCCCGGTCTCCCCGGTGGCCACCACGCAGGCCCCGGCGATGGCTCCGCAGATCCCCGAGGCCGCTCTGCCCGGTCTCGACGCCAAGGTCAGCTCGTACGTCGAGGGCCTGATGGCCGCGCAGGTGGGCTCGCCCGAGCTGGCGGGCAAGGCCGACGACATCCGCACGATGGGTGACACCGACATCCGGGCCGCCGCCGAGACGTCCAACCGGCTGCTCCAGATGCCCGTCAAGGAGCTGCGCGAGGGCGGCGTCTCCGGGACGTCGCAGGTGAGCAAGTCTCTTCTCGACCTGCGCAAGACCGTCGAGAGCCTGGACCCCAGCGAGGCCACGATCGGCAAGAAGCTGCTCGGGCTCATCCCGTTCGGCGACTCCATCACCGACTACTTCCGCCGCTACGAGAGCTCGCAGAAGCAGATCGACGGGATCGTGCGGGCGCTCTACAACGGCCAGGACGAGCTGCGCAAGGACAACGCCGCGCTCAACCTGGAGAAGCAGCACCTCTGGGACACGATGGCCCGCCTGCACCAGTACATCTACGTGGCGGAGTCGCTCGACACGCGCCTGTCGGCGACCATCGCGGAGCTCGACGCGACGGACCCCGCACGCGCCAAGTCGCTGCGCGAGGACGTCCTGTTCTACGTGCGCCAGAAGCACCAGGACCTGCTCACGCAGCTCGCCGTCTCGATCCAGGGCTACCTGGCGATCGACATCATCATCAAGAACAACGTCGAGCTCATCAAGGGCGTCGACCGCGCGACGACCACCACCGTCGCCGCCCTGCGCACCGCGGTCATCGTCGCCCAGGCGCTGAACAACCAGCGGCTCGTCCTCGACCAGATCACGGCGCTGAACACCACGACCACCGGGCTGATCGCGTCGACCGCCAAGATGCTCAAGGAGCAGTCGGCCGGCATCCAGGAGCAGGCCGCCGGCGCGACCGTCGGCCTGCCGCAGCTGCAGCAGGCGTTCTCGGACATCTACGCGACCATGGACTCGATCGACACCTTCAAGGTCAAGGCGCTCGATTCGATGGCCACCACCATCGGCGTGCTCGAGACGGAGACGACGAAGGCCCGCGGCTACCTCGACCGGGTCAAGCGGGGCGACACCACCGATGTGGCGAGCGGTTCGCTCGACCTCGGATGA
- a CDS encoding HNH endonuclease, with the protein MPANRTRQVRYAKRRQRRMAAVEHDLSPAQWAALTSAWGGCAYCGATDRPLQRDCVLPISRGGRYTLDNIAPACGSCNASKCNDEVTGWLRRKRLDERAFLEQHVRIQADLAVLFADGTVTPGA; encoded by the coding sequence ATGCCGGCCAACCGCACACGTCAGGTCCGGTACGCCAAGCGCCGCCAGCGCCGGATGGCGGCGGTGGAGCACGACCTCAGCCCCGCGCAGTGGGCCGCGCTGACGTCGGCGTGGGGCGGGTGCGCGTACTGCGGCGCCACGGACCGGCCGCTGCAGCGCGACTGCGTGCTGCCCATCTCTCGCGGAGGCCGCTACACGCTCGACAACATCGCCCCGGCCTGCGGGTCGTGCAACGCGAGCAAGTGCAACGACGAGGTCACCGGGTGGCTGCGGCGCAAGCGGCTGGACGAGCGCGCGTTCCTGGAGCAGCACGTCCGCATCCAGGCCGACCTGGCCGTGCTCTTTGCCGATGGGACCGTCACTCCGGGGGCGTGA
- a CDS encoding GNAT family N-acetyltransferase, with translation MVTVDGLRPATRADVDAIHALRRSLEDWMAARGIVQWPPGSLPRERIAAQVDAGQWHVLVDDLRVVGTVRLLWADPDFWGDDDTPAVYVHGLMVDRAATGRGIGTALLDWAAAQGRAAGVGLFRLDCRTTNPALRAYYEGYGFQAVGQRDFADFSCTLLELRVGAAS, from the coding sequence GTGGTGACTGTCGACGGGCTCCGGCCGGCGACCAGGGCGGACGTCGACGCCATCCACGCCCTGCGCCGGTCGCTGGAGGACTGGATGGCCGCCCGCGGCATCGTGCAGTGGCCGCCGGGCTCGCTCCCCCGGGAACGCATCGCCGCGCAGGTCGACGCGGGCCAGTGGCACGTCCTGGTCGACGACCTCCGCGTCGTCGGCACCGTCCGCCTGCTGTGGGCGGACCCCGACTTCTGGGGCGACGACGACACGCCCGCGGTCTACGTGCACGGGCTCATGGTGGACCGGGCCGCCACGGGCCGCGGGATCGGCACCGCGCTCCTCGACTGGGCCGCGGCCCAGGGGCGCGCCGCAGGCGTGGGCCTGTTCCGGCTCGACTGCCGGACCACCAACCCCGCGCTGCGCGCCTACTACGAGGGCTACGGGTTCCAGGCGGTCGGCCAGCGCGACTTCGCCGACTTCTCCTGCACACTGCTCGAGCTGCGTGTGGGCGCCGCTTCGTAG
- a CDS encoding AAA family ATPase: MSATLAAALDGLVAAGAGAGLDGDAVRDEGARLAAAVAESIPGAATGWLAAVGAPEATFGAFFAAASSARRWRTSPTDLLAGLVGTPQAAGYAAALADVVSAACDLGPAEIDVIARASATAAVQRAAARGPEPAAGAPANAARLDVAAFDVPAFDLPAFDLSGLALPALPGTEPEAEGGVRTQGTVASAAPPAAEQKPAKTLEELLAELDALVGLDRVKREIRQQTQLLRVERLRTEAGLTAPTLTRHLVFLGNPGTGKTTVARLVAGIYRALGLLSTGHLVEVDRSELVAGYLGQTAVKTSEVVATALGGVLFIDEAYGLAEDQYGAEAVNTLVKDMEDHRDDLVVIVAGYPAPMATFLATNPGLESRFSTTVEFDDYSDGELREIFARSAAAADFAPTPECLARFEELASLQIRDAGFGNGRYARNVLDQAITRHAWRLRDVEQPTVDQLRQLLPEDLVTPTEPAEPAEPHEPDGTDTLAPHHIEESA; this comes from the coding sequence GTGAGCGCGACCCTGGCCGCGGCGCTCGACGGGCTGGTGGCGGCCGGCGCCGGTGCCGGGCTGGACGGCGACGCCGTGCGTGACGAGGGCGCGCGGCTCGCTGCTGCCGTTGCCGAGTCCATCCCCGGTGCGGCCACGGGCTGGCTCGCGGCGGTGGGCGCGCCCGAGGCCACGTTCGGGGCGTTCTTCGCGGCGGCCTCCAGCGCCCGCCGCTGGCGTACCTCCCCGACGGACCTGCTCGCCGGGCTCGTCGGCACACCGCAGGCAGCGGGCTATGCCGCCGCCCTGGCCGACGTCGTCTCCGCCGCCTGCGACCTCGGTCCCGCGGAGATCGACGTGATCGCCCGGGCGTCCGCGACGGCCGCGGTGCAGCGTGCGGCCGCCCGTGGTCCCGAGCCCGCCGCCGGTGCGCCCGCGAACGCGGCCAGGCTCGACGTGGCCGCGTTCGACGTGCCCGCGTTCGACCTGCCCGCGTTCGACCTGTCGGGGCTCGCCCTGCCGGCGCTTCCGGGGACCGAGCCCGAGGCCGAGGGCGGTGTCCGGACGCAGGGCACGGTGGCGTCGGCCGCGCCGCCCGCCGCCGAGCAGAAGCCCGCCAAGACCCTGGAGGAGCTGCTCGCCGAGCTCGACGCGCTCGTGGGCCTGGACCGGGTCAAGCGCGAGATCCGTCAGCAGACCCAGCTGCTGCGGGTCGAGCGCCTGCGCACCGAGGCCGGTCTGACCGCGCCGACGCTGACCCGGCACCTGGTGTTCCTGGGCAACCCCGGCACGGGCAAGACGACGGTCGCGCGGCTGGTCGCGGGCATCTACCGGGCGCTCGGGCTGCTGAGCACGGGGCACCTGGTGGAGGTGGACCGCTCCGAGCTGGTCGCCGGGTACCTCGGGCAGACGGCGGTCAAGACGTCGGAGGTGGTCGCCACCGCGCTGGGCGGCGTGCTGTTCATCGACGAGGCCTACGGGCTGGCGGAGGACCAGTACGGCGCCGAGGCGGTGAACACGCTGGTCAAGGACATGGAGGACCACCGCGACGACCTCGTGGTGATCGTGGCGGGCTATCCCGCTCCGATGGCGACGTTCCTGGCCACCAACCCCGGGCTCGAGAGCCGCTTCTCCACGACCGTCGAGTTCGACGACTACTCGGACGGCGAGCTGCGCGAGATCTTCGCGCGGTCCGCCGCCGCGGCGGACTTCGCCCCGACGCCCGAGTGCCTGGCGCGGTTCGAGGAGCTGGCCTCGCTCCAGATCCGCGACGCCGGGTTCGGCAACGGCCGCTACGCCCGCAACGTGCTCGACCAGGCGATCACCCGGCACGCCTGGCGCCTCCGGGACGTCGAGCAGCCGACCGTGGACCAGCTGCGCCAGCTCCTCCCGGAGGACCTGGTCACGCCGACCGAGCCGGCCGAGCCGGCTGAGCCGCACGAGCCGGACGGCACCGACACGCTCGCGCCCCACCACATCGAGGAGTCCGCGTGA